Proteins co-encoded in one Quercus robur chromosome 8, dhQueRobu3.1, whole genome shotgun sequence genomic window:
- the LOC126693952 gene encoding LOW QUALITY PROTEIN: NADH-ubiquinone oxidoreductase chain 6 (The sequence of the model RefSeq protein was modified relative to this genomic sequence to represent the inferred CDS: inserted 2 bases in 1 codon; deleted 1 base in 1 codon; substituted 1 base at 1 genomic stop codon), with protein MILSILSSPALVSGLMVVRAKNPIHSILFPIPVFCDTSGLLLLLGLDFSAMIFPVVHIGAIAISFLFIVMMFHIQIAEIHEEVLRYLPVSGIIGLILWWEMFFILDNETIPLLPTQRNMTCLRYTAYARKVXSWTNLETLGNLLYTYYSVWFLVLSLILLVAMIGAIVLTMHRTTKLKRQDVFQQNAIDFRRTIIRRTTDHSRSTKRKVAXDWFKSNS; from the exons ATGATACTTTCTATTTTGTCGAGCCCTGCTTTGGTCTCTGGTTTGATGGTTGTACGTGCTAAAAATCCAATACATTCTATTTTGTTTCCTATCCCAGTCTTTTGCGACACTTCAGGTTTACTTCTTTTGTTAGGTCTTGACTTCTCCGCTATGATCTTCCCAGTAGTTCATATAGGAGCTATAGCCATTTCATTCCTATTCATTGTTATGATGTTCCATATTCAAATAGCGGAGATTCACGAAGAAGTATTGCGCTATTTACCAGTGAGTGGTATTATTGGACTGATCCTTTGGTGGGAAATGTTCTTCATTTTAGATAATGAAACCATTCCATTACTACCAACCCAGAGAAATATGACCTGTCTGAGATATACGGCTTATGCCAGAAAGGTATGAAGTTGGACTAATTTGGAAACATTGGGCAATTTACTTTATACCTACTATTCCGTCTGGTTTTTGGTTCTTAGTCTTATTTTATTAGTAGCCATGATTGGGGCTATAGTACTGACTATGCATAGGACTACTAAGCTGAAAAGACAGGATGTATTCCAACAAAATGCTATTGATTTTAGGAGGACTATAATAAGGAGGACGACAGAC CACTCACGATCTACTAAAAGGAAAGTAGC TGATTGGTTCAAATCCAATTCGTGA
- the LOC126696091 gene encoding LOW QUALITY PROTEIN: ribosomal protein S4, mitochondrial (The sequence of the model RefSeq protein was modified relative to this genomic sequence to represent the inferred CDS: inserted 2 bases in 2 codons; substituted 2 bases at 2 genomic stop codons): MWRKRLIQQDMXLPTLRFKTCRLLSRNLQNRELTIIQRRILQRLRNKKRSIKRKIYPRENLNNYIQSQTTRKLPLFHGNLPITEMHRGTERTSYIPFPLNPKTRLDVILVCLHFCETIPQARXPISHRRLCVNNGMVSITHLKVSHGDLISFQENDARIHGEEIRRSFYIEISVEKIIGKFLDHPVRMWRRTKTKWFHLLKTKRGCCLLLKSRFLQXLRSSMQEEDLERTKKFGSKKVCLGSSFAEHNRMKRNLYHFKSLFLLKRRNEKYRNIPTRTRSPIVYNSSLYSNSTYCFASPHQFTMKRRIKRIELPTHYSKVNHRTPKAVVSYGPNIGHIPHDIRLKYLNXPLWSGNGHGQNIKRSV, from the exons ATGTGGCGAAAAAGACTAATTCAACAAGATA CCTTGCCTACATTAAGATTTAAAACTTGTCGtctactttcaagaaatcttcAGAACAGAGAACTTACAATAATACAACGCCGCATTCTTCAAAGATTGAGGAACAAGAAGAGATCTATTAAGAGAAAGATTTATCCAAGAGAAAATCTTAACAATTACATCCAATCACAAACTACACGAAAGTTGCCCCTTTTTCACGGGAATTTACCTATCACAGAGATGCACAGAGGAACAGAACGAACTTCATATATCCCTTTTCCACTCAATCCAAAAACTAGATTGGATGTTATTCTGGTTTGTCTCCATTTTTGTGAAACTATTCCTCAAGCAAGGTAGCCGATAAGTCATCGAAGGCTTTGTGTGAATAATGGAATGGTAAGCATTACTCATTTGAAAGTATCCCACGGTGATCTAATATCTTTTCAAGAAAATGATGCGAGAATCCACGGTGAAGAAATAAGGAGATCTTTCTATATCGAAATTTCAGTTGAAAAAATCATAGGCAAATTCCTGGATCACCCGGTAAGAATGTGGAGAAGAACCAAAACAAAATGGTTCCACCTACTCAAAACTAAGAGGGGATGCTGCCTACTACTAAAATCCCGGTTTTTGCAATAGTTGCGTTCTTCTATGCAAGAAGAAGACTTAGAAAGAACAAAGAAGTTTGGATCCAAAAAAGTATGCTTAGGCAGTTCCTTTGCTGAGCACAACAGAATGAAGAGGAATTTGTATCATTTCAAATCCCTATTCTTATTGAAGAGAAGGAACGAGAAATACCGAAATATTCCTACTCGAACAAGAAGTCCTATAGTTTACAACTCTTCTTTATATAGTAATTCGACCTATTGCTTCGCGTCCCCCCATCAGTTTACTATGAAGAGAAGAATCAAAAGGATCGAACTACCTACTCATTATTCGAAGGTGAATCATAGAACACCAAAAGCTGTGGTATCTTATGGACCTAACATAGGTCACATCCCTCACGACATTAGATTGAAATATCTAA TTCCTCTTTGGAGTGGAAACGGACATGgccaaaacataaaaagatcGGTGTAG
- the LOC126695091 gene encoding LOW QUALITY PROTEIN: 60S ribosomal protein L2, mitochondrial (The sequence of the model RefSeq protein was modified relative to this genomic sequence to represent the inferred CDS: inserted 5 bases in 3 codons; deleted 1 base in 1 codon; substituted 4 bases at 4 genomic stop codons) codes for MRQSQEGRALRQFTLSTGKSAGRNSSGRITVFHXGGGSKRLXXRIDLKRSTSSMGIVERIKNDPNRSSWIALVXWIERLQLCQQRKCNTIEEFAPLCKILESTTTTIRGLFSFSSLPGKVDQRKVACFTSGLMAXYVVVGLPTRMPPWKKSLFTSKGARSKKTCMKDVFFSAFSXKRAKGEAASLSFSSSFAFPRIVVAGTKPAFFAERMIEKLKGKNTFSLFEVRKWRTHSILWAHRIKRKAALSWRSFRRQDTLGLVGATKHNKSKPKMDQGSLPTKPIGEGPKDGACKVDLTWEKRSVKWQGKAIRLFGSLRSIAYIQXHLIGERGNAHKAPAEREGLLGRMPMGPGFFEKARSDSRTWDLGLATNEGSSSSFLRQRLM; via the exons ATGAGACAAAGCCAAGAGGGGAGAGCACTTAGACAATTCACTTTGAGTACAGGGAAGTCTGCTGGTAGGAATTCCTCAGGGCGTATTACGGTTTTTC CGGGGGGTGGATCGAAGCGATTATAGTGAAGAATTGATCTGAAACGAAGCACTTCGTCTATGGGCATTGTAGAAAGGATAAAAAATGATCCTAATCGTTCTTCTTGGATCGCTCTAGTATGATGGATCGAGAGGTTGCAGCTATGCCAGCAGAGGAAATGCAACACGATAGAGGAGTTCGCTCCGCTGTGTAAGATCCTCGAATCTACCACGACCACCATCCGTGGCCTATTTTCGTTCTCTTCCTTGCCCGGGAAGGTGGATCAAAGAAAGGTAGCTTGCTTCACTTCTGGATTGATGGC TTATGTAGTGGTCGGCCTTCCTACCAGAATGCCTCCTTGGAAAAAAAGCCTCTTTACTAGTAAGGGCGCAAGAAGCAAAAAAACTTGCATGAAGGATGTTTTCTTCTCTGCCTTCTCCTAAAAAAGGGCCAAAGGGGAGGCTGCATCCCTTTCTTTCAGTAGCTCTTTTGCTTTCCCAAGGATAGTGGTAGCTGGGACAAAGCCCGCTTTCTTCGCGGAGCGAATGATAGAGAAACTCAAAGGAAAAAACACGTTCTCTCTTTTCGAGGTCCGAAAGTGGAGAACGCATAGCATTCTCTGGGCACATAGGATCAAACGTAAAGCAGCACTTTCTTGGCGGAGTTTTAGGCGGCAAGATACTTTAGGGCTTGTTGGAGCTACTAAGCATAACAAATCAAAGCCAAAGATGGATCAAGGTAGCTTGCCTACCAAGCCGATAGGCGAAGGGCCGAAGGATGGAGCATGCAAAGTCGATC TCACATGGGAAAAGAGGTCAGTCAAATGGCAAGGCAAGGCCATACGCTTGTTTGGCTCCTTGCGGAGTATAGCTTACATCCA ACATCTGATTGGGGAACGGGGCAACGCCCATAAAGCTCCGGCAGAAAGGGAAGGCCTGCTGGGCCGTATGCCTATGGGTCCAGGATTCTTCGAAAAGGCACGGTCTGACTCGAGGACCTGGGACCTTGGCTTAGCAACGAATGAA GGGAGCTCTTCGAGCTTTCTCCGCCAGAGGCTTATGTAG